One genomic window of Candidatus Zixiibacteriota bacterium includes the following:
- a CDS encoding response regulator transcription factor translates to MRRKVLLLEDDANLGLILQEQLQMNGFEVILCKNGQEGLAEFTPRRFDLCLVDVMMPKLDGFSFAREVRRRDEQTPLIFLTAKSLKEDKIEGFRIGCDDYLTKPFSMEELMLRIDAVLRRSKPVPEPELPTEFEIGSYRFDYTRQTLASPVTSYHLTPKEADLLRLLCLHKNQTLEREVALRAVWGDESYFSGRSMDVFISKLRKYLKEDDRIAIMGIHGKGFRLVVS, encoded by the coding sequence ATGCGCCGTAAGGTCCTGCTGCTCGAAGATGACGCCAATTTGGGTCTAATCCTGCAAGAGCAGCTGCAGATGAATGGCTTCGAGGTCATCCTGTGCAAGAATGGCCAGGAAGGACTGGCGGAATTCACGCCGCGCCGATTTGACCTCTGCCTGGTCGATGTCATGATGCCCAAACTCGATGGCTTCAGCTTTGCACGGGAAGTTCGCAGACGTGACGAGCAGACCCCGTTGATTTTTCTGACGGCCAAGTCGCTCAAGGAAGACAAGATCGAGGGCTTCAGAATCGGCTGTGACGACTATCTCACCAAGCCGTTCAGCATGGAAGAGTTGATGCTCCGCATCGACGCCGTGTTGCGCCGCAGCAAACCAGTCCCCGAGCCGGAATTGCCGACCGAATTCGAAATTGGCAGCTATCGTTTCGACTACACCCGGCAAACCCTGGCTTCACCAGTCACCAGCTACCATCTAACTCCGAAAGAGGCGGACTTGCTGCGGCTGCTGTGCTTGCACAAGAATCAGACGCTGGAACGTGAAGTTGCCTTGCGCGCCGTCTGGGGAGACGAAAGTTATTTTTCGGGCCGATCAATGGATGTCTTTATCTCCAAACTGCGGAAGTATCTCAAGGAGGACGACCGGATCGCGATCATGGGCATTCACGGCAAAGGCTTCCGGCTGGTTGTCAGTTAA
- a CDS encoding HAMP domain-containing histidine kinase: MAISLIGLISVQVYLLGLAMEQKDQAFRQNVYAALSAVAQRLEAGETTDWALGAAGKTSPAGQFQLFVSHEAHSQSDSLRIETMLLGRDTAPGSFEELPPGSPLSVKNGVLTYQVTAPQHVTIQAYDRVDGSNRVVVDTFRTPGSYQVDLQGQDLDRGQFMWVFRSDSTAQVFQGGAGLAVQMLSPAITQSPKGDFVRRIVSNLVIAELEPIEARVDGDKLGALLERSLAEAGIDLDHEFGVTSGLSDSLRIARPANYSRDLPSSVFRTRLFPHDLLAARSELVVYFPEQTTYLWRQMASLLSLSILFTLIVILIFAYALRIILAQKRLAVRIVDFINNMTHEFKTPISTVSLAAEAMMRPDVIAEPDKVTRYGRMIMHENLRMRTQVEKILQMAVLEEGDYELKRSPVDMHALISKAVESISLQVENREGSIATALRADRATVAGDALHLVNVLNNLLDNAGKYSPERPEIKVATQNRDDKLVITVSDRGIGISEADRKHVFEKYYRVPTGNIHDVKGFGLGLSYVKLIVEIHGGEIALDSAPGSGTTVTITLPLAQLASGADDAP; encoded by the coding sequence ATGGCAATCTCACTGATCGGACTAATCTCGGTGCAGGTCTACCTTCTGGGGCTGGCGATGGAGCAGAAGGATCAGGCCTTCCGCCAAAATGTCTATGCCGCACTAAGTGCCGTCGCGCAGCGGCTCGAAGCAGGCGAAACCACCGACTGGGCGTTGGGCGCTGCCGGAAAGACATCCCCCGCCGGCCAATTCCAGTTGTTCGTTTCACACGAGGCGCACTCGCAGTCCGACAGTCTGCGGATCGAGACGATGCTTCTTGGACGCGACACTGCCCCGGGCTCCTTTGAAGAACTGCCGCCGGGTTCGCCGCTCTCGGTCAAGAACGGCGTGCTCACCTATCAGGTTACTGCGCCGCAGCATGTGACCATCCAGGCCTATGACCGCGTCGACGGAAGCAATCGGGTGGTGGTGGACACTTTCCGCACACCGGGGAGTTACCAGGTGGACCTGCAGGGGCAGGATCTGGATCGTGGCCAGTTTATGTGGGTCTTCCGCAGTGACTCGACGGCGCAGGTCTTTCAAGGGGGTGCCGGCTTGGCGGTGCAGATGCTCTCGCCGGCGATCACGCAGAGTCCCAAAGGCGATTTCGTTAGACGCATTGTCAGTAACCTCGTGATCGCCGAACTGGAGCCGATCGAAGCGCGCGTGGATGGTGATAAACTGGGCGCTTTGCTCGAGCGCTCGCTGGCTGAGGCCGGCATCGATCTCGACCATGAATTCGGCGTAACTTCCGGGTTGAGCGATTCACTGCGTATTGCCCGTCCGGCAAACTACTCGCGCGACTTACCGAGTTCCGTCTTTCGCACCCGGCTGTTTCCGCACGATCTGCTGGCGGCGCGCAGCGAGTTGGTGGTGTATTTCCCGGAACAAACCACGTATCTCTGGCGCCAGATGGCCTCACTGCTAAGCTTGAGTATCTTGTTCACGCTGATCGTCATCTTGATCTTTGCCTACGCCCTGCGCATCATTCTGGCGCAGAAACGACTGGCCGTGCGTATCGTCGACTTCATCAACAATATGACGCACGAATTCAAGACGCCGATTTCGACAGTGTCGCTGGCGGCCGAGGCCATGATGCGGCCGGACGTCATCGCTGAACCCGACAAGGTCACCCGTTATGGCCGCATGATCATGCACGAGAACCTCCGCATGCGGACGCAGGTTGAGAAGATTCTGCAGATGGCGGTGCTCGAGGAAGGGGACTATGAGCTCAAGCGCAGCCCCGTCGACATGCACGCGCTGATCAGCAAGGCGGTTGAGAGTATCAGTTTGCAGGTGGAAAACCGCGAGGGGAGCATCGCCACAGCACTGCGGGCGGATCGGGCGACCGTGGCGGGCGATGCGCTCCACCTGGTTAACGTGTTGAACAACCTGCTCGACAATGCCGGCAAGTATTCGCCCGAGCGGCCGGAGATCAAAGTGGCCACACAAAATCGGGATGACAAACTGGTAATCACCGTGAGTGATCGCGGCATCGGTATCAGCGAGGCGGACCGCAAGCACGTTTTCGAAAAATATTATCGCGTGCCGACCGGGAACATTCACGACGTGAAGGGTTTTGGCCTCGGCCTCAGCTACGTAAAGCTGATTGTCGAAATTCACGGTGGCGAGATTGCTCTGGACAGCGCGCCGGGGTCAGGCACCACCGTCACGATTACGTTACCCCTGGCACAATTGGCAAGCGGGGCTGACGATGCGCCGTAA